A section of the Triplophysa dalaica isolate WHDGS20190420 chromosome 8, ASM1584641v1, whole genome shotgun sequence genome encodes:
- the prkra gene encoding interferon-inducible double-stranded RNA-dependent protein kinase activator A homolog isoform X2, whose amino-acid sequence MMAVSPGGSAPRCFGCADKTPVQILHEYGVRTGSAPEYALMGSDGDAHQPCFSFSVTIGEISCKGQGSTKKAAKHEAAQAALQVLKLDFQPNDDRDKNGISPEKWDAANPVGILQELAMLRGWCLPEYVTCMETGPDHMKEFSVVCRLEGLEETGTGSSKKTARRVAAERMLEKLQSLSGSLEITWSPPPRVNVEDVRHSTGEKISLLKRSPLSIPNTDYIQMLLDLSLELGFQVTYMDIDELTVNGQYQCLVEMSTRPVTVCHGSGMTSGNAQNSAAHSALQYIKMIVCKH is encoded by the exons ATGATGGCAGTTTCACC TGGCGGTTCGGCTCCTCGTTGCTTTGGGTGTGCAGATAAAACTCCCGTCCAGATCCTTCACGAGTACGGCGTCAGGACAGGGAGCGCGCCGGAGTACGCGCTGATGGGGTCTGACGGGGACGCGCATCAGCCCTGCTTCAGCTTCAGTGTCACCATCGGAGAGATTAGCTGCAAAG GTCAAGGATCAACTAAAAAGGCTGCGAAACATGAAGCGGCCCAAGCTGCCTTACAAGTATTGAAACTGGACTTCCAGCCTAA TGACGACCGAGATAAAAATGGGATTTCTCCTGAAAAATGGGACGCGGCAAACCCTGTGGGAATCCTGCAG GAGCTGGCGATGCTGAGAGGCTGGTGTCTGCCGGAGTATGTGACGTGTATGGAGACAGGACCTGATCACATGAAAGAGTTCTCAGTTGTCTGTCGTTTAGAAGGACTGGAGGAGACGG GGACCGGCAGCTCCAAAAAGACGGCCAGACGAGTGGCGGCCGAGCGCATGCTGGAGAAACTCCAGAGTTTGTCTGGGTCTCTAGAGATCACATGG AGTCCTCCACCGCGTGTGAATGTAGAGGACGTGCGACACTCGACGGGCGAGAAGATTTCACTCCTGAAGAGATCTCCTCTCAGCATCCCAAACACGGACTACATTCAGATGCTACTGGACCTGTCGCTGGAGCTGGGCTTTCAGGTCACATACATGGACATCG ATGAGCTGACAGTGAACGGTCAGTACCAGTGTTTAGTGGAGATGTCCACCAGGCCGGTGACGGTGTGCCACGGATCAGGAATGACCAGCGGTAATGCCCAAAACTCTGCGGCACATAGCGCCCTGCAGTACATCAAGATGATCGTGTGTAAACACTGA
- the prkra gene encoding interferon-inducible double-stranded RNA-dependent protein kinase activator A homolog isoform X3 — translation MSLCFSGGSAPRCFGCADKTPVQILHEYGVRTGSAPEYALMGSDGDAHQPCFSFSVTIGEISCKGQGSTKKAAKHEAAQAALQVLKLDFQPNDDRDKNGISPEKWDAANPVGILQELAMLRGWCLPEYVTCMETGPDHMKEFSVVCRLEGLEETGTGSSKKTARRVAAERMLEKLQSLSGSLEITWSPPPRVNVEDVRHSTGEKISLLKRSPLSIPNTDYIQMLLDLSLELGFQVTYMDIEF, via the exons ATGTCGTTGTGTTTCAGTGGCGGTTCGGCTCCTCGTTGCTTTGGGTGTGCAGATAAAACTCCCGTCCAGATCCTTCACGAGTACGGCGTCAGGACAGGGAGCGCGCCGGAGTACGCGCTGATGGGGTCTGACGGGGACGCGCATCAGCCCTGCTTCAGCTTCAGTGTCACCATCGGAGAGATTAGCTGCAAAG GTCAAGGATCAACTAAAAAGGCTGCGAAACATGAAGCGGCCCAAGCTGCCTTACAAGTATTGAAACTGGACTTCCAGCCTAA TGACGACCGAGATAAAAATGGGATTTCTCCTGAAAAATGGGACGCGGCAAACCCTGTGGGAATCCTGCAG GAGCTGGCGATGCTGAGAGGCTGGTGTCTGCCGGAGTATGTGACGTGTATGGAGACAGGACCTGATCACATGAAAGAGTTCTCAGTTGTCTGTCGTTTAGAAGGACTGGAGGAGACGG GGACCGGCAGCTCCAAAAAGACGGCCAGACGAGTGGCGGCCGAGCGCATGCTGGAGAAACTCCAGAGTTTGTCTGGGTCTCTAGAGATCACATGG AGTCCTCCACCGCGTGTGAATGTAGAGGACGTGCGACACTCGACGGGCGAGAAGATTTCACTCCTGAAGAGATCTCCTCTCAGCATCCCAAACACGGACTACATTCAGATGCTACTGGACCTGTCGCTGGAGCTGGGCTTTCAGGTCACATACATGGACATCG aattttaa
- the prkra gene encoding interferon-inducible double-stranded RNA-dependent protein kinase activator A homolog isoform X1 yields MSLCFSGGSAPRCFGCADKTPVQILHEYGVRTGSAPEYALMGSDGDAHQPCFSFSVTIGEISCKGQGSTKKAAKHEAAQAALQVLKLDFQPNDDRDKNGISPEKWDAANPVGILQELAMLRGWCLPEYVTCMETGPDHMKEFSVVCRLEGLEETGTGSSKKTARRVAAERMLEKLQSLSGSLEITWSPPPRVNVEDVRHSTGEKISLLKRSPLSIPNTDYIQMLLDLSLELGFQVTYMDIDELTVNGQYQCLVEMSTRPVTVCHGSGMTSGNAQNSAAHSALQYIKMIVCKH; encoded by the exons ATGTCGTTGTGTTTCAGTGGCGGTTCGGCTCCTCGTTGCTTTGGGTGTGCAGATAAAACTCCCGTCCAGATCCTTCACGAGTACGGCGTCAGGACAGGGAGCGCGCCGGAGTACGCGCTGATGGGGTCTGACGGGGACGCGCATCAGCCCTGCTTCAGCTTCAGTGTCACCATCGGAGAGATTAGCTGCAAAG GTCAAGGATCAACTAAAAAGGCTGCGAAACATGAAGCGGCCCAAGCTGCCTTACAAGTATTGAAACTGGACTTCCAGCCTAA TGACGACCGAGATAAAAATGGGATTTCTCCTGAAAAATGGGACGCGGCAAACCCTGTGGGAATCCTGCAG GAGCTGGCGATGCTGAGAGGCTGGTGTCTGCCGGAGTATGTGACGTGTATGGAGACAGGACCTGATCACATGAAAGAGTTCTCAGTTGTCTGTCGTTTAGAAGGACTGGAGGAGACGG GGACCGGCAGCTCCAAAAAGACGGCCAGACGAGTGGCGGCCGAGCGCATGCTGGAGAAACTCCAGAGTTTGTCTGGGTCTCTAGAGATCACATGG AGTCCTCCACCGCGTGTGAATGTAGAGGACGTGCGACACTCGACGGGCGAGAAGATTTCACTCCTGAAGAGATCTCCTCTCAGCATCCCAAACACGGACTACATTCAGATGCTACTGGACCTGTCGCTGGAGCTGGGCTTTCAGGTCACATACATGGACATCG ATGAGCTGACAGTGAACGGTCAGTACCAGTGTTTAGTGGAGATGTCCACCAGGCCGGTGACGGTGTGCCACGGATCAGGAATGACCAGCGGTAATGCCCAAAACTCTGCGGCACATAGCGCCCTGCAGTACATCAAGATGATCGTGTGTAAACACTGA
- the LOC130427529 gene encoding uncharacterized protein LOC130427529, whose translation MLIVKLMKYLQAVLSVSQYWCITTSPVCRLSSEESHTTAVLIMKISQTTILHLHLYVFLTLLTHADSDSSVAKIQHHVYTTVYEGHTVTLHCNTTLQNEDITWKMNNTVIFSIDSFYNRNMTNFTSDRMYISPADPTELKINQIQTSDAGNYSCYNTKTSMRWILTVTGYSTENPPESLKQPLLYILISCAGVIMVCLMIGFIICIYRRRSSNRRDIQASRIMSDNRIYEGTTAAEIHDQRGHVIYEICI comes from the exons ATGTTGATAGTAAAGCTTATGAAATATCTTCAGGCTGTGCTCAGTGTTTCTCAGTACTGGTGTATAACCACATCCCCTGTGTGTAGACTCTCATCAGAAGAGTCTCATACTACTGCTGTTCTCATCATGAAGATTTCACAAACCACGATTCTACACCTGCATCTCTACGTCTTTCTTACTTTACTGACTCATGCAG ATTCTGATTCCAGTGTTGCAAAGATTCAGCATCATGTCTACACAACTGTATATGAAGGACACACAGTGACACTTCACTGCAACACAACTCTTCAGAATGAAGATATCACATGGAAAATGAACAACACTGTTATTTTTAGTATCGACTCATTTTATAACAGAAATATGACAAACTTTACTTCAGATAGGATGTATATCAGTCCAGCAGATCCAActgaactgaaaataaatcaaatacaaacatCTGATGCTGGAAACTATTCCTGTTATAATACTAAAACATCAATGAGATGGATATTAACAGTCACAGGTTACTCCACAG AAAACCCACCAGAGTCACTCAAGCAACCATTACTCTACATCCTCATCTCATGTGCTGGAGTTATTATGGTCTGTCTGATGATCGGCTTCATCATCTGCATTTACAG GAGAAGATCATCAAACAGAAGAGAT ATACAAGCCAGCAGAATAATGAGTGACAACAGGATCTATGAGGGCACAACAGCCGCTGAAATTCACGATCAACGTGGCCACGTAATATATGAAATCTGCATATAA